Proteins encoded in a region of the Prunus persica cultivar Lovell chromosome G4, Prunus_persica_NCBIv2, whole genome shotgun sequence genome:
- the LOC109948994 gene encoding NAD-specific glutamate dehydrogenase-like yields the protein MSLSRLASAEFSWNREALELLLGGDIEDTIVINIKGNIGSSNTLGTWRKVIQDEFAQKVIIRSRCTLTFINGDSAATLVIKDGGGDMIHYDGNSRVSENKNSHGTFFAIHYAK from the exons ATGTCACTTTCTAG ATTGGCATCTGCTGAGTTTTCTTGGAATCGAGAGGCTTTGGAGCTGCTACTTGG CGGAGACATTGAAGATACCATTGTCATCaatataaaaggaaatattgGCTCTAGCAACACCTTGGGGACATGGAGGAAAGTTATCCAAGATGAGTTCGCCCAAAAAGTAATTATCCGCAGTCGTTGCACTCTCACCTTCATAAATGGCGACTCTGCCGCTACATTGGTTATcaaagatggtggtggagatatGATTCACTATGATGGGAATTCCAGAGTTTCTGAGAATAAAAACTCCCATGGAACCTTCTTTGCCATTCACTATGCCAAGTGA
- the LOC109948736 gene encoding uncharacterized protein LOC109948736, which produces MRLGGESEPTRQHYWSQMGEQNRYNEAGVNDEEAYLDSGFSRSDWNPKITVGQIFSSKKALLTELRFTALRGHFEFKVQFSCTKRLLVVCCQRPCPWRVRASRIGEYSFMIVRCTTVHECDLRFVSDKHRQATVALVATSLKRKLKDSRTIYTPSDIMRDVKHSFGCTIHYSKAWKARELALLSIRGSAEEAYYILPAYCYELERMNPGTKTHIQTDENNHFVYLFMAVGACIRGFRSSMRPVIAVDATHLKSKYKGVMFVANAFDGNRNIYPLAFGIGDLETDASWHWFFTKLHEAIGECPNLVIISDRNVSIENVWNKIFPTAQHGICFYHMKGNMKRTCKLKKRDHILMHFEQAAKSYSIAEFDCHFRNIKRKEHVAQYLEEAGLHKWSRAHMDGRRYNVMTTNIAESINSVLRFARMLPVVHLIGEIVNLLVKWFTERRELALNCTTTLCPNFGEKKLRNRLENAARMNMVKLNNAQFNVLDGDKDGLVDLTNNSCSCRKFQLEQLPCKHVVVVCRFLKVNVYSKASRYYTRKTWMDAYSDTIYPVQPHGMWDIPEDVRSRVVLPPMARVMPGRRKKIRIPSQGKGTIRRKCSRCGSAGHNKSTCKNNIPLRNVS; this is translated from the coding sequence ATGCGTTTAGGAGGAGAATCTGAACCCACTCGTCAACATTATTGGAGTCAAATGGGTGAACAAAACCGGTACAATGAAGCCGGtgtaaatgatgaagaagcatATTTGGACAGCGGGTTTTCACGAAGTGATTGGAATCCGAAAATTACAGTTGGGCAAATTTTTTCTAGTAAGAAAGCATTGTTGACGGAGTTACGGTTCACGGCATTAAGAGGCCACTTTGAATTTAAGGTGCAATTCTCTTGCACTAAGAGGTTGCTTGTGGTTTGTTGTCAACGTCCATGCCCATGGCGGGTCCGAGCATCGAGAATTGGAGAATACAGCTTCATGATTGTGAGGTGTACAACTGTCCATGAATGTGATTTGAGGTTCGTAAGTGACAAGCATCGTCAAGCAACCGTAGCACTTGTAGCCACTTCACTTAAAAGGAAGTTGAAGGATTCTCGAACAATATACACACCAAGTGACATTATGAGAGATGTGAAACACAGCTTTGGTTGCACCATCCATTATTCGAAAGCTTGGAAAGCAAGGGAGTTAGCTCTATTGTCCATTAGAGGATCAGCGGAGGAGGcatattatatccttccagctTATTGCTATGAATTGGAGCGTATGAATCCTGGCACAAAAACACACATCCAAACTGATGAGAACAATCactttgtgtatttatttatggcgGTTGGCGCATGTATTAGAGGGTTCCGTTCTTCCATGCGCCCAGTGATAGCCGTGGATGCCACTCATTTAAAATCCAAGTACAAGGGTGTTATGTTTGTAGCAAATGCATTCGATGGTAATCGAAATATATATCCTCTTGCTTTtgggatcggggatttggAGACGGATGCATCATGGCATTGGTTTTTCACTAAACTTCATGAAGCCATTGGTGAGTGTCCCAATCTTGTTATTATTTCTGATCGCAATGTTAGCATAGAGAATGTGTGGAACAAAATTTTTCCAACTGCACAACATGGCATATGCTTTTATCATATGAAGGGGAACATGAAACGCACTTGCAAGTTGAAAAAGCGTGATCACATACTTATGCACTTTGAGCAGGCTGCGAAATCTTATTCCATTGCTGAATTTGATTGTCATTTTCGCAACATCAAGCGAAAGGAACATGTTGCTCAATATCTTGAAGAGGCAGGGTTACATAAGTGGTCTAGAGCTCACATGGATGGACGCCGCTACAATGTAAtgacaacaaatattgcggAGTCAATCAACTCAGTCCTTAGGTTTGCAAGGATGCTGCCAGTGGTTCATTTGATAGGGGAAATTGTTAATCTCCTTGTGAAATGGTTCACCGAACGTCGTGAGTTGGCTTTGAATTGCACAACAACATTGTGCCCCAATTTCGGAGAGAAGAAGTTGAGGAACAGGTTGGAGAATGCTGCAAGGATGAATAtggttaaattaaataatgcaCAGTTTAATGTTTTGGACGGTGATAAGGACGGCCTCGTAGATTTGACGAACAACAGTTGTAGTTGTAGAAAGTTTCAGCTTGAGCAGCTACCTTGCAAGCATGTAGTTGTAGTTTGCCGCTTCTTGAAAGTAAATGTATACTCAAAGGCTTCTCGGTATTACACTCGAAAAACCTGGATGGATGCTTATTCGGATACCATCTACCCGGTACAACCTCACGGAATGTGGGATATTCCTGAAGATGTTCGAAGTCGAGTTGTGCTGCCTCCCATGGCAAGGGTCATGCCAGGCAGACGAAAGAAGATAAGAATTCCCTCGCAAGGAAAGGGCACCATTAGAAGAAAGTGCTCAAGGTGCGGTTCCGCAGGCCACAATAAAAGCACCTGTAAAAACAATATTCCATTGCGCAATGTATCTTAA